The Lycium barbarum isolate Lr01 chromosome 12, ASM1917538v2, whole genome shotgun sequence genome includes a region encoding these proteins:
- the LOC132622908 gene encoding protein COFACTOR ASSEMBLY OF COMPLEX C SUBUNIT B CCB3, chloroplastic, which translates to MAISTLIPTPPQSNGYPTALLHSHSNGTPCIYGNFLIPMRRRNLQRIRDAKFRACSYLDGSMEVVQSNGNIPTSPLSSEEVVKAFTSSAIDTSHTSSPLMQRLVLLDLDPATAKLAISFLGPFLSAFAFLFILRIVMSWYPKLPVGKFPYVIAYAPTEPFLFATRKVIPPLAGVDVTPVVWFGLVSFLNEILLGPQGLLVLLSQKQV; encoded by the exons ATGGCTATATCTACCCTTATTCCCACCCCACCTCAATCCAATG GATACCCAACTGCTTTGTTACACTCACATAGCAATGGGACTCCATGCATCTAT GGAAACTTCCTAATACCCATgagaagaagaaatctccaaagGATAAGAGATGCAAAATTCAGAGCATGTTCTTATCTGGACGGCTCTATGGAAGTGGTTCAGTCAAATGGAAACATTCCAACTAGTCCTCTCAGTTCGGAAGAGGTTGTTAAAGCCTTCACTAGCAGTGCAATTGATACGTCACACACTTCATCGCCACTGATGCAAAGACTGGTGTTGTTAGATTTAGACCCAGCCACAGCAAAACTGGCAATCAGCTTTCTCGGCCCCTTCCTATCAGCATTTGCGTTTCTGTTCATTTTGAGAATAGTAATGTCCTGGTATCCTAAGCTTCCAGTTGGAAAGTTCCCTTATGTCATAGCTTATGCACCCACAGAGCCCTTTCTTTTCGCAACACGAAAAGTGATTCCTCCGCTAGCTGGAGTTGACGTGACACCTGTCGTTTGGTTTGGATTAGTCAGTTTCCTTAATGAGATTTTACTAGGCCCTCAAGGGCTGCTTGTCCTCCTATCTCAGAAACAGGTTTAG